The following are encoded in a window of Candidatus Fluviicola riflensis genomic DNA:
- a CDS encoding DNA topoisomerase IV, which yields MAENQYTEENIRSLDWKEHIRLRPGMYIGKLGDGSAADDGIYILVKEVMDNCIDEFVMGNGRKIDVKVKDGKVMVRDYGRGIPLGKVVEVVSKMNTGGKYDSKAFKKSVGLNGVGTKAVNALSDYFMVYSVREGEKKQASFSKGNLVDDLPIEKTDEINGTYVEFTPDESIFKKYSYRTPYLIKMFWNYCYLNRGLSIYFNGEKFQSKDGLKDLLEDNMDGDPLYPIIHLEGEDIEVAFTHGKTYGEDYYSFVNGQHTTQGGTHQSAFRESIAKVIRDFYNKNYDAADIRQSIVAAIAVKVMEPVFESQTKTKLGSQEIEPGGKSMRSFINDFLKESLDNYLHRNPDVAETLEKKIKQSERERKELSGIRKLARDRSKKASLHNKKLRDCRTHLTDLKDEKREMTTLFITEGDSASGSITKSRDVNTQAVFSLRGKPLNCYGLTKKVVYENEEFNLIQAALDIEEDMDNLRYNNIVIATDADVDGMHIRLLLLTFFLQFFPDLVKRNHVYVLQTPLFRVRNKKKTIYCYSEQERRDAIAELGKNPEITRFKGLGEISPDEFQHFIGEDIRLEPVLLTKDASIETILSYFMGKNTPERQDFIIDNLRVEKDPDDMTIPDEEEPIEKAS from the coding sequence ATGGCGGAAAATCAATATACGGAAGAGAACATCCGGTCGCTTGACTGGAAAGAACATATTCGCTTGCGTCCGGGAATGTACATCGGTAAATTAGGCGATGGCTCGGCGGCCGACGATGGGATTTATATCCTGGTAAAAGAGGTGATGGATAATTGTATCGACGAATTTGTCATGGGGAACGGCCGCAAGATAGATGTGAAAGTGAAAGACGGAAAAGTCATGGTACGTGATTACGGCCGTGGCATTCCGTTGGGGAAAGTAGTGGAAGTGGTGTCGAAAATGAACACCGGCGGTAAGTACGATTCCAAAGCATTTAAGAAATCAGTCGGATTGAATGGAGTAGGAACCAAAGCGGTGAACGCGTTGAGTGATTACTTTATGGTTTATTCGGTACGCGAGGGCGAAAAAAAACAAGCTTCTTTCTCAAAAGGTAACCTGGTTGACGATTTACCGATTGAGAAAACCGATGAAATCAACGGAACATATGTTGAATTCACTCCCGACGAATCGATCTTTAAAAAATACAGTTACAGAACGCCATACCTCATTAAAATGTTCTGGAATTACTGCTACCTCAACCGCGGGTTAAGCATTTATTTCAACGGCGAAAAATTCCAGTCGAAAGACGGTTTGAAAGATTTGCTCGAAGACAACATGGACGGTGATCCGCTATATCCGATCATTCACCTCGAAGGTGAAGATATTGAAGTGGCGTTTACCCACGGAAAAACGTACGGCGAAGATTATTATTCCTTCGTCAACGGACAGCATACAACACAAGGCGGAACGCATCAAAGTGCTTTTCGGGAATCGATTGCCAAAGTCATTCGCGATTTCTACAACAAAAATTACGATGCTGCCGATATTCGTCAGTCGATCGTGGCCGCCATTGCTGTAAAAGTGATGGAGCCGGTTTTTGAATCGCAAACCAAAACGAAATTAGGATCGCAGGAAATCGAGCCGGGGGGGAAATCGATGCGCTCGTTTATCAATGATTTCCTGAAAGAAAGTTTAGATAATTACCTGCACCGCAATCCGGATGTAGCCGAAACGCTTGAGAAGAAAATTAAGCAGTCGGAACGCGAACGGAAGGAGCTCTCCGGAATTCGTAAGCTGGCACGTGACCGCTCTAAAAAAGCGAGTCTTCACAATAAGAAATTGCGCGATTGCCGTACGCATCTGACCGACTTGAAAGACGAAAAACGCGAAATGACCACGTTGTTCATTACCGAGGGAGATTCAGCGAGTGGTTCCATTACAAAATCGCGCGACGTGAATACACAGGCTGTATTTTCCCTGCGAGGTAAGCCGCTCAACTGCTACGGACTCACCAAAAAAGTAGTGTATGAAAACGAGGAATTCAACCTCATCCAGGCTGCGCTCGATATCGAGGAAGACATGGACAACCTGCGTTACAACAACATTGTGATCGCTACCGATGCCGATGTCGATGGAATGCACATTCGTTTGCTGTTGCTGACTTTCTTTTTGCAGTTTTTCCCCGATCTGGTGAAACGCAATCACGTGTATGTATTGCAAACACCCCTATTCCGGGTGCGAAATAAAAAGAAAACCATCTACTGTTATTCGGAACAGGAACGCAGGGATGCGATTGCCGAATTAGGTAAGAATCCGGAGATTACACGATTTAAAGGATTGGGTGAAATTTCTCCGGATGAATTTCAGCATTTCATCGGTGAAGACATTCGTTTGGAGCCGGTGTTGCTGACCAAAGATGCTTCTATCGAAACCATTCTGTCGTATTTCATGGGGAAAAACACTCCCGAGCGACAGGATTTCATCATTGATAATTTACGGGTAGAAAAAGATCCGGACGATATGACCATTCCGGACGAAGAAGAACCTATTGAAAAAGCTTCTTAA
- the corA gene encoding magnesium and cobalt transport protein CorA, producing the protein MFKLALNLKILSEMQQKPVQHYRYNADVLTVTKEDVGYFLTHFQPENEPGLMHWLNFHSMEDKEAITRFCEKLSIDKLIQEDLFKGTKRPRLEEYEGYIFFSITSALPSRENDFELRKERISFILGKNYLVSFQERVSDHFPEVRERLEMKRGKIRVQGPDFLLFRMLEAITDNYTEVVEEISSIIVTLESLVIRLPRSEVLRRIEWQKRKLGELRKIIHPIRELVGQIDRAENHFFSEENDHYFLDLKDNCIVLIEEIEEQKQILDGLTNLYYATQGQKMNEIMKVLTVISAVFIPLTFIVGVYGMNFKYMPELNWRYGYFYAIGFMFILASSLIFVFYKRGWLRRNK; encoded by the coding sequence ATGTTTAAATTAGCATTGAATTTAAAAATTCTGAGCGAAATGCAACAAAAACCGGTCCAACATTATCGTTACAATGCCGATGTATTAACTGTTACAAAGGAAGATGTCGGTTATTTTCTGACGCATTTTCAGCCGGAAAACGAACCCGGATTAATGCATTGGCTCAACTTTCATTCGATGGAAGACAAAGAAGCCATTACACGATTCTGCGAAAAGTTGTCCATAGACAAGCTGATTCAGGAAGATCTGTTCAAAGGCACCAAGCGCCCGCGATTGGAAGAGTACGAAGGTTATATTTTCTTTTCTATCACTTCTGCCTTGCCTTCCAGGGAGAATGATTTCGAACTCAGAAAAGAGCGGATTAGTTTTATTCTCGGTAAAAATTACCTGGTTTCGTTCCAGGAACGGGTTTCTGATCATTTTCCGGAAGTGCGTGAGCGTTTGGAAATGAAAAGAGGTAAGATTCGTGTACAAGGCCCTGATTTTTTGTTGTTTCGAATGCTGGAAGCGATTACCGATAACTACACCGAGGTGGTTGAAGAGATCTCCTCAATTATTGTTACACTTGAATCCCTGGTCATACGGTTGCCGAGAAGTGAAGTCTTACGCCGCATCGAATGGCAGAAACGAAAACTCGGTGAATTGCGGAAAATTATTCACCCCATTCGTGAACTGGTAGGGCAAATTGACCGGGCCGAAAATCATTTTTTTTCAGAAGAAAACGACCATTATTTTCTCGATCTGAAAGACAATTGCATTGTATTGATTGAAGAAATCGAAGAGCAAAAACAAATTCTTGACGGACTCACCAACCTGTATTATGCTACACAAGGTCAGAAAATGAACGAAATCATGAAGGTGCTTACCGTAATCAGCGCCGTTTTTATTCCACTCACATTTATTGTGGGGGTTTACGGAATGAATTTCAAGTACATGCCCGAACTGAACTGGCGCTACGGTTACTTTTATGCGATAGGATTTATGTTCATTTTGGCTTCTTCGCTCATTTTCGTGTTCTACAAACGCGGCTGGCTTCGCCGGAATAAGTAA
- a CDS encoding thioesterase, whose translation MKSSFNHTIRLRVRYGETDQMGYCYYGNYASYFEVGRVEALRSLGMSYRSLEENGIMLPVSHFEVDYLSPALYDDELTVKTSIVLLKGARLFFEYTIHNEAEKLVATAKTTLVFVSKTNMKPITPPKEFIDLISNYHDGE comes from the coding sequence ATGAAAAGTTCTTTTAATCATACCATACGATTGAGGGTTAGATATGGCGAAACCGATCAGATGGGATATTGCTATTATGGCAATTATGCCTCCTATTTTGAAGTGGGAAGGGTAGAAGCGCTCCGATCACTCGGAATGAGTTACCGGTCGCTGGAAGAAAACGGTATTATGTTGCCCGTTAGTCATTTTGAAGTTGATTATCTCAGTCCTGCGTTGTACGACGATGAATTAACGGTAAAAACGTCGATTGTTTTATTAAAAGGAGCGCGTTTGTTTTTCGAATATACCATTCACAATGAAGCTGAAAAGCTGGTAGCAACCGCAAAAACAACGTTAGTGTTTGTTTCCAAAACCAACATGAAGCCAATCACTCCGCCAAAAGAGTTTATTGATTTAATAAGTAACTATCATGATGGAGAATGA
- a CDS encoding chromosomal replication initiation protein DnaA, whose translation MSANHDAIWSSCLKVIKDNIPLQAYKTWFEPIVPVRIENDVLTIQVPSHFFYEWLEEHYITLLKKVIKKELGTEGHLEYSIVMENSAGNSNPYTVKLPASNKKALKNAPVNMPINISDNPIKNPFIIPGLKKVNVDSNLNPAYSFENFVEGDCNRLARSAGYAVANKPGGTAFNPLLIYGGVGLGKTHLAHSIGIGIKNQSPNKTVLYVGSEKFAHQFIDALKNQTTNDFIHFYQMIDVLIIDDVQFFSGKEKTQDVFFHIFNHLHQNGKQIILTSDKPPVEMQGMEQRLLSRFKWGLSADLSTPDLETRIAIMEKKMYGNGIELPREVVEYLAYSINTNIREMEGALTSLLAQASLNKKAITLDLAKQMIDKFVKNTAREVSIDYIQKVVCDYFDLPIEMLKSKTRKREVVQARQISMYFSKKMTKSSLASIGAHCGGKDHATVLHACRTVMNLSETDKQFRVYLEDLEKKLTIQ comes from the coding sequence ATGAGTGCCAACCATGACGCTATATGGAGTTCCTGTCTTAAAGTCATCAAAGACAACATCCCGTTGCAAGCCTACAAAACTTGGTTTGAACCGATTGTTCCAGTACGAATAGAAAATGATGTCTTGACAATTCAGGTTCCTTCACACTTTTTTTACGAGTGGTTAGAAGAACACTACATTACTTTATTGAAAAAGGTAATTAAGAAGGAATTGGGAACCGAAGGTCATTTGGAATACAGCATTGTTATGGAAAACAGCGCCGGTAACTCGAACCCTTACACCGTAAAACTTCCGGCCTCTAACAAAAAGGCATTGAAGAATGCTCCGGTGAACATGCCGATCAACATCAGCGACAATCCGATCAAGAATCCGTTTATCATTCCGGGCTTGAAGAAAGTGAACGTTGATTCGAATCTGAATCCTGCTTATTCTTTCGAGAATTTCGTGGAAGGTGACTGCAATCGTTTGGCTCGTTCTGCCGGATACGCTGTAGCTAACAAGCCGGGCGGAACTGCTTTTAATCCGTTGTTGATCTATGGTGGCGTTGGTTTGGGTAAAACCCACTTAGCGCACTCAATCGGAATCGGCATTAAAAATCAGTCACCGAACAAAACCGTATTGTATGTAGGTTCTGAAAAATTCGCGCACCAGTTCATCGATGCATTGAAGAACCAAACAACCAATGATTTTATTCACTTCTATCAAATGATAGATGTGTTGATTATAGATGATGTCCAGTTTTTCTCCGGAAAAGAAAAAACACAGGACGTATTCTTCCACATTTTCAATCACCTGCACCAAAACGGTAAACAGATCATTTTGACATCTGATAAACCGCCGGTAGAAATGCAGGGAATGGAACAACGCTTGTTATCGCGCTTCAAATGGGGATTGTCAGCTGATTTGAGTACGCCAGACCTGGAAACGCGCATCGCGATCATGGAAAAGAAAATGTACGGAAACGGCATTGAACTTCCGCGCGAAGTGGTTGAATACCTTGCTTACAGCATCAATACCAACATCCGTGAAATGGAAGGCGCTTTGACTTCTTTGTTAGCTCAGGCTTCTTTGAACAAAAAAGCGATTACACTGGATTTGGCCAAACAAATGATTGACAAGTTCGTGAAAAACACGGCGCGCGAAGTGTCCATCGATTACATCCAGAAAGTAGTGTGCGATTACTTCGATCTACCGATTGAAATGTTGAAATCGAAAACCCGTAAACGCGAAGTGGTTCAGGCCCGTCAGATTTCCATGTACTTCTCCAAGAAAATGACCAAGTCGTCATTGGCAAGCATCGGAGCACACTGCGGCGGAAAAGACCATGCAACAGTATTGCACGCTTGCAGAACGGTGATGAACTTATCTGAAACAGACAAACAATTTAGAGTTTACCTCGAAGACCTCGAGAAAAAACTAACGATCCAATAA
- a CDS encoding YigZ family protein, translated as MEKKGTYRTILTASEGFYKEKGSKFLAYAVPCKTEEEVKKHLAAWRKEHFQAVHVCYAFRLGSDKKLFRASDDGEPSNSAGPPILGQIQSFDLTNLLIGVVRYYGGTNLGVGGLITAYRTAAKEALEQAIIIEEEDHCIVELLFEYDQMPAVMAVVKAIPLQVTEQQFELSCRLKGSYPISNEHALAQLQDLKNVELIEHGIRT; from the coding sequence TTGGAAAAAAAAGGAACATACCGCACCATTCTCACAGCAAGTGAAGGCTTTTACAAAGAAAAGGGATCTAAATTCCTGGCTTACGCCGTTCCGTGTAAAACAGAGGAGGAAGTTAAAAAACACCTTGCAGCCTGGCGAAAAGAACATTTTCAGGCGGTTCACGTGTGTTACGCCTTTCGGTTGGGAAGCGATAAAAAGCTCTTTCGCGCCAGTGACGACGGTGAACCTTCTAATTCTGCAGGGCCGCCGATACTCGGACAAATTCAGTCATTTGATCTGACAAACCTGTTGATCGGCGTGGTTCGGTATTATGGTGGAACAAACCTTGGAGTCGGTGGATTGATCACAGCGTACCGAACGGCGGCAAAAGAAGCATTAGAACAAGCTATTATTATTGAAGAAGAAGACCATTGCATTGTGGAATTATTGTTTGAATACGATCAGATGCCAGCTGTGATGGCAGTTGTGAAAGCCATTCCTCTGCAAGTTACGGAGCAACAATTCGAACTTAGTTGCCGGTTGAAAGGCTCCTACCCGATCTCGAATGAACACGCTTTGGCACAGTTACAGGATTTAAAAAACGTAGAGCTCATTGAACATGGAATTAGAACATAA
- a CDS encoding aminopeptidase: MELEHKALLEELVAIQGCASDEAGMRDFILDYVHRNCANWKVQPSVVCGDGFQDTITLVFGKPRTAVYAHMDTIGYSVGYSNNLIRVGGPRHIDGTLLVGSDSKGDCEVELMLIEEESGENQVTFVSDREIDRGTLLSFKPNFRETEEYIQSPYMDNRLGVWVALRLCETLENGAIVFSTYEEHGGNSVGNCARYLYETYDLKQALISDITWVTHGVVHGGGVAISMRDSMLPRRSYLNRIIDLARESGVMFQLEVESAGGSDGSVLQKSDLPIDWCFIGAAEDNVHTPDEKVFKSDIVSMLELYNYLMIHL; encoded by the coding sequence ATGGAATTAGAACATAAAGCATTATTGGAAGAATTAGTGGCCATCCAAGGCTGCGCGAGTGACGAAGCAGGAATGCGGGATTTTATTCTCGATTACGTTCATAGAAACTGCGCCAACTGGAAAGTTCAGCCGTCAGTTGTTTGCGGCGATGGTTTCCAGGATACAATTACGCTTGTATTTGGTAAACCGCGAACGGCAGTTTATGCTCACATGGATACAATCGGTTACAGCGTTGGTTATTCCAACAACCTGATTCGTGTTGGCGGGCCGAGACATATTGACGGAACGTTGCTCGTTGGCAGCGATTCAAAAGGTGATTGCGAAGTAGAATTGATGCTGATTGAAGAAGAATCAGGCGAGAATCAGGTAACATTTGTTTCCGACCGGGAAATTGATCGGGGTACGTTGCTTTCATTCAAACCTAATTTTCGTGAAACGGAAGAATACATTCAATCGCCGTATATGGATAACCGATTGGGAGTTTGGGTAGCTCTGCGTTTATGCGAAACACTTGAAAATGGGGCCATTGTATTTTCCACTTATGAAGAACATGGTGGAAATTCAGTTGGAAATTGCGCACGTTATTTATACGAAACGTACGATTTGAAACAAGCACTGATCAGCGATATTACCTGGGTAACACATGGTGTTGTTCACGGTGGCGGAGTGGCAATTTCTATGCGGGACAGTATGTTACCACGCAGAAGTTACCTCAACAGGATTATTGATTTGGCCCGGGAATCGGGTGTTATGTTTCAACTGGAAGTAGAATCAGCAGGTGGAAGTGACGGTTCGGTGCTTCAAAAATCAGATTTGCCGATCGATTGGTGCTTTATCGGCGCTGCAGAAGACAATGTGCACACGCCCGATGAAAAGGTATTCAAATCGGATATCGTTTCGATGCTGGAGTTGTACAACTATTTAATGATTCACCTTTAA
- a CDS encoding aminoacetone oxidase family FAD-binding enzyme has protein sequence MKETVDVVVIGGGAAGCFAAIQAGTHFPEARIVVLERGIKPLAKVKISGGGRCNVTNIVSDPTELSTNYPRGERFLRKAFYSFSSSHMIAWLNEQGIELKEYPDGCLFPVTNDSQTIINCFLNELKKLKIPLRLESRVDAVQQTDSGWEVTTPAGTIACKSVILTVGGQPKISGFQLLSQLDLKIIPPIPSLFTFNMPNESIRELMGVVTENASVRILGEKWSTSGPLLITHWGMSGPAVLKCSAFGARILEEKGYRTAISVNWTGFLKQDEVRAALVEWKLSNKKMLNTPLFQIKSRLWTYLLSKCELNEDLRWSELGSRQENKLIEVLINDLYQMEGKTTFKEEFVTAGGIDLAEIEVKTMQSKRYRGLFFAGEVMDIDGVTGGFNFQAAWTTAAIAGKSVLLNQTEEK, from the coding sequence ATGAAAGAAACGGTTGATGTGGTAGTGATTGGCGGTGGCGCAGCAGGTTGTTTTGCAGCCATTCAGGCAGGAACCCATTTTCCGGAAGCGCGAATTGTGGTATTGGAACGCGGAATAAAACCACTTGCCAAGGTGAAAATTTCCGGCGGTGGCCGTTGCAATGTTACCAATATTGTTTCTGACCCCACCGAACTTTCAACCAATTACCCGCGGGGAGAACGATTTCTGCGAAAAGCATTCTATTCATTTTCCTCTTCGCACATGATCGCCTGGCTCAATGAACAGGGAATTGAATTGAAAGAATATCCGGATGGTTGCTTGTTTCCTGTTACCAATGATTCGCAAACCATCATCAATTGTTTCCTGAACGAACTGAAAAAACTAAAAATTCCGCTTCGGTTAGAATCGCGAGTTGATGCCGTTCAACAAACTGATTCTGGTTGGGAAGTAACAACTCCAGCCGGAACAATTGCCTGTAAATCGGTGATATTGACTGTTGGCGGACAACCAAAAATCAGTGGCTTTCAGTTGTTAAGTCAACTCGATCTGAAAATTATACCGCCCATTCCGTCCTTGTTTACCTTCAATATGCCCAACGAATCCATTCGCGAATTAATGGGGGTTGTTACCGAGAATGCATCGGTTCGCATTCTGGGCGAAAAATGGTCGACTTCCGGGCCGTTATTAATTACGCACTGGGGAATGAGTGGTCCGGCGGTATTGAAATGTTCTGCTTTCGGGGCTCGTATTTTGGAAGAAAAAGGTTACCGCACAGCAATTTCGGTAAATTGGACAGGTTTTTTGAAACAAGATGAGGTGCGTGCAGCGCTGGTTGAATGGAAATTATCGAACAAAAAAATGCTCAACACACCTTTGTTTCAGATCAAAAGCCGCTTGTGGACTTATTTACTGAGCAAATGCGAATTAAATGAAGACCTGCGCTGGTCGGAACTGGGAAGCCGGCAGGAAAATAAACTCATCGAGGTATTGATCAACGATTTGTACCAAATGGAAGGGAAAACAACCTTTAAAGAAGAGTTTGTAACAGCTGGTGGAATTGATCTGGCCGAAATTGAGGTGAAAACCATGCAATCCAAACGGTATCGTGGCTTGTTTTTTGCCGGAGAAGTGATGGATATCGATGGTGTTACCGGTGGATTTAATTTTCAGGCTGCCTGGACAACCGCTGCAATAGCCGGAAAATCCGTATTATTGAACCAAACGGAAGAGAAATGA
- the trxA gene encoding thioredoxin: MKQFKFKLIPVFILLLSSCGMSQSEKTVLKPAAFQEKITATENATIVDVRTTEEFAGGHLENATNIDWTSDGFDAKISKLDKSNPYFVYCLSGGRSAAAAEHMRELGFKEVYEMDGGMMKWRSDGLPEVMGTATPKNGMTTRDYQELINDDKIVLVDFYAEWCGPCKKMKPSLEEISKEMQATVKIVRIDVDQNPELAKELEIDALPTILIYKNKEISWRNVGYAEKVTLVEHLK; encoded by the coding sequence ATGAAACAATTCAAATTCAAGCTGATTCCGGTTTTTATACTCTTATTGAGTAGCTGCGGAATGAGTCAGTCAGAAAAAACAGTATTGAAACCTGCCGCATTTCAGGAAAAAATAACAGCCACTGAAAATGCAACGATTGTTGATGTGCGAACAACAGAAGAATTTGCCGGTGGTCATTTGGAAAACGCAACAAACATTGATTGGACTTCCGACGGATTTGATGCAAAAATCAGCAAGCTGGATAAATCCAATCCGTACTTTGTGTACTGCCTTTCCGGTGGAAGAAGTGCCGCTGCAGCCGAGCACATGCGTGAACTCGGATTCAAAGAAGTTTACGAAATGGATGGTGGAATGATGAAATGGCGTTCGGACGGACTACCGGAAGTTATGGGAACGGCCACACCAAAAAACGGGATGACCACCCGGGATTATCAGGAACTCATCAACGATGATAAAATCGTGCTGGTAGATTTTTACGCGGAATGGTGCGGGCCATGCAAAAAAATGAAACCTTCGTTGGAGGAAATTTCGAAAGAAATGCAAGCCACTGTTAAAATAGTCCGCATCGATGTAGACCAGAATCCTGAACTCGCTAAAGAACTGGAAATAGATGCATTACCTACAATCCTTATTTACAAAAACAAAGAGATTAGTTGGAGGAATGTCGGTTACGCAGAAAAAGTAACCTTGGTGGAACACTTAAAATGA
- a CDS encoding sulfurtransferase, which produces MGILQRLFGGKPSIDFVEMTKRGAQLIDVRTRQEYQGGHIKGSINIPLDQLAGSLAKIKKDKPVITCCASGMRSGSAVNVLKSNGFQEVYNGGSWFRLQSKLH; this is translated from the coding sequence ATGGGGATTTTACAACGACTATTTGGCGGAAAACCGTCGATTGATTTTGTTGAAATGACAAAGCGGGGGGCTCAGTTAATTGATGTGCGGACACGCCAGGAATACCAGGGAGGCCATATCAAAGGAAGCATTAATATCCCATTGGATCAATTGGCCGGATCATTAGCAAAAATTAAGAAAGATAAACCCGTAATCACTTGCTGCGCCTCAGGAATGCGAAGTGGCTCTGCGGTAAATGTGTTGAAATCAAACGGATTTCAGGAAGTTTACAACGGAGGGAGTTGGTTCAGATTACAATCAAAATTACACTAA
- a CDS encoding DUF983 domain-containing protein — MLGKGTKMYSIGKMVCPRCQEGDFFVANPYNLRKAGDTHEHCPKCGLKYEKEIGFYYGAMYVSYALGVALFVTCWVTFNLFFPNASTGLQITTISLISLAAGPYFYALSKIIWANFFFGYDKDAIKNAQSHH, encoded by the coding sequence ATGTTGGGCAAGGGAACAAAAATGTACAGTATCGGCAAAATGGTTTGTCCGCGTTGTCAGGAGGGTGATTTTTTTGTTGCCAATCCTTACAATTTAAGAAAAGCCGGTGATACACACGAGCATTGCCCCAAGTGTGGATTGAAGTATGAGAAAGAAATTGGGTTCTATTACGGAGCCATGTATGTTTCATATGCGCTGGGAGTGGCTTTGTTTGTAACTTGCTGGGTAACATTTAATTTATTTTTCCCGAATGCCTCAACCGGTTTGCAGATCACAACGATTTCATTGATATCTTTGGCTGCCGGCCCTTACTTTTATGCACTTTCAAAAATAATCTGGGCCAATTTTTTCTTCGGATATGACAAAGATGCCATCAAAAACGCTCAATCTCATCACTGA
- a CDS encoding Crp/Fnr family transcriptional regulator: MPSKTLNLITEKFGYLFESELIEAIHSNMLLKEASAGTVLIEIGQTFPGIPLLLSGSLKVFREDDQGNELLLYYIESGDTCAMSLTFDPKLSKSTIRAVVEEDAQFLIIPIAFLDKWMVQFASWRSFIIGSFNHRLTEMLDTIDSLAFKQLDERLKNYLSDKVKINGTTSLHLTHFEIAEELNSSRVVISRLLKQLESQGNLILHRNKIEMLLF; this comes from the coding sequence ATGCCATCAAAAACGCTCAATCTCATCACTGAAAAATTCGGGTACTTATTTGAATCTGAACTAATTGAGGCTATTCATTCCAACATGCTTCTGAAGGAAGCTTCAGCGGGAACGGTTCTTATCGAGATCGGGCAGACATTCCCGGGAATTCCTCTTCTGTTGAGCGGTTCTCTGAAAGTATTCAGGGAAGACGATCAGGGAAACGAATTATTGCTCTATTATATAGAAAGCGGCGATACCTGTGCTATGTCGTTAACATTTGATCCGAAACTTTCAAAAAGTACGATCAGAGCAGTTGTGGAAGAAGATGCACAGTTTTTGATTATTCCCATTGCTTTTCTGGATAAATGGATGGTACAATTTGCAAGCTGGCGCTCGTTTATCATTGGTAGTTTTAATCATCGCCTTACCGAAATGCTTGATACGATTGATAGTCTGGCATTCAAACAATTGGATGAGCGTTTGAAAAATTATTTATCAGATAAAGTTAAAATTAACGGAACCACGAGTTTGCATCTGACTCATTTTGAAATTGCGGAAGAATTAAACTCTTCCAGAGTGGTTATCTCACGATTACTCAAACAATTGGAAAGCCAAGGTAATTTAATTTTGCACCGGAACAAGATTGAAATGCTGTTGTTTTGA